The DNA region TTGGCAAGGATATCCTTACTAACGCCATTTCCCTCGTTCCCCACGATTAATCCAAACGCATCCGAAGGCTGTGTTTCTGTATAGATTATGCCATTTTCAAGCGCTGTTCCATAGACAGGAATGTTTTTATCCTTTAGTTTTTCCACCCAATCATTTAGGTCCCCTCTAATGATTGGAAGGTGAAAATGACTCCCCTGTGCAGATCTGAGTACTTTTGAGTTGAAAATATCGACACTGCCGCGGCCGACAATGACAGCATCAATTCCGGCAGCATCAGCTGTCCGAATCATCGTTCCTAAGTTTCCTGGATCCTGTACGGCATCAAGGAGCAGATAGGTTTTTGCATCCGTTACTTCGCTTTCTAGTTGACGGCACACAGCATATATCCCCTGAGGTGTTTCTGTATCTGACAATGCGTTGGCTATTTCTTCGGTAACAATCGTTACCGAAGAAACCCCGGTATCCCAGCGGGGCGGCAAACCAACTTGCTCTGAGACGATAATTTCTACAATTTGCTCACCCTGTCTTATTGCTTCTTCAACTAAATGAAAACCCTCAACCAAAAACGTACCCGACCGATCGCGTTCTTTTTTTGTTAAAAGTTTTTTCCATTGCTTAACCTGCGGATTATTTATTGACTGAATATGCTTCAAATTTTTTCTCCTTTAATTGCTATGTATTTTCTAATTATAGCCCAATTTTAATACATAATAAAACTTAAAATAGAAATGATAATAAGGAAAAGCTGACAAAAAGGAGTGTGTGATGATGAACTTGAATTTGCGCAATGCTGTCATTCACAATGTTTCAGGCAATACACAGGAACAATTAGAAGATACAATTGTTGATGCCATTCAAAATGGTGAGGAAAAAATGCTCCCTGGTCTTGGTGTTTTATTTGAGGTTATTTGGAAAAACTCATCAGAGCAAGAGAAAAAGGAAATGCTTGAAGCTCTTGAAAATGGACTAAAGTAAAGAACCCGCTAGCGCTGCTGACTAACCAGCAGCTTTTTTTCATTGGTCTGTTGATTGGAGCTCCAGTCACTTCGCTTTCCGCGGGCAGTCCGGGAGCCTCCTCGTCGCTTCGCTCCTGCGGGGTCTCCCGTGACTTGCTCTTCCCGCAGGACATTGAATATGCTTCCTTGAATATGCACCGCACGAAGGAAATGCGGTAGCATTTTCGAGGAGTTCTACGTGCCTTCCGCTCCAATCAACAGAATATACTTAATAAACAATGTCCTTTAACATATTTTCATTAAAAAACCTCGGCAAGTGATTGCACACGCCGAGGTTTTTGCCTTATTCAAATGTTATTTTATCAACGGTTTCACGGTCCAAGCGCTTGATGACCTCGACGATTAATTTTACTGCATTTTCATAATCATCACGGTGAAGCATTGCCGCGTGTGAATGAATATAGCGAGTTGCAATGGTAATAGCCAAGGAAGGAACACCATCATGCGCCAAATGCATAGGACCCGCGTCTGTGCCGCCGCCAGGGATCACATCGAATTGATAAGGAATACCCAATTCATCTGCAAGGTTAGTGATATAATCACGTAAGCCTTTATGCGCCACAAGCGTTGCATCATAGAGAATGATTTGTGGACCTTTCCCCATTTTACTCATCGCTTCTTTTTCAGAAATACCAGGAGTATCACCAGCGATACCTACATCGACTGCAAAACCGATATCCGGATTAATTTTACTGGCTGAGGTTTGAGCACCGCGAGAGCCAATTTCCTCTTGGATTGTTCCCACCCCGTAAACCTCGTTCGGATGATCGGCACCCTTTAATTGTTTCATAACATCAATAGCAATCGCGCAGCCTATCCTGTTATCCCATGCTTTAGCCAACAGCATTTTCTCATTGTTCATAACAGTGAACTCAAAATATGGTACAGCCATATCACCAGGGAGGACGCCCCACTCCATTGCTTCCTCACGGCTTGATGCGCCAATATCAATAAACATATCTTTAATTTCTACTGGTTTCTTACGGGCCTCAGCCGATAGGATGTGTGGCGGTTTAGAACCGATAACCCCAATTAGATCACCTTTTTTCGTTACCACTGTTACTCGTTGGGCAAGCAAAACCTGTGACCACCAGCCGCCAACGGGCTGAAAACGGAGGAAGCCCTTTTCATCAATTTGAGTAATCATAAAGCCCACTTCATCCAGGTGACCGGCAATCATAATTCTTGGTCCGCCTTCTTTACCTGTCTTCTTAGCAATTAAACTGCCAAGTCCATCTGTTGTTACTTCATCCGCATAGGGTGCTATGTATTTTGTCATGACCTCTCGTACTTCTCGTTCGTTGCCGGGAATCCCTTTGGCATCGGTTAAATCCTTTAACATCGTTAACGTTTCATCTAATTTCGCCATTGCTTTGCCCCCAATTATGTATGTACGGTTTGAGTCTTATTATACTGAAAATAATCATATTTTTCAGCTAATAATTATTTTGTTGTCTCTGATAATTTACTTCATTTTTATCAAAATATGCCTGTTCCATTTCTTCGTACGTTATTCCAAGCAGCATTGCAAGCTGTAAATACCCCTCAAATAACGCAATATAATCCGTTTCACTCCTCGTCATTTGAAAACGAAGCACACGTTCATTTATCAAAAGGAATTGGTCAGTCACACTTAATGGCGTTGGAGCCGCGTTAATCAAAAACTTGCGCTTGTGAAAATCACATTCGATTCCTAACGATAGGATAAAGTGGACACCATCTACAAATTCTTCTAGAATCACTTGTTTTTCAGAAGGCGGCTTGACACTCCAAAATTTAAAACAGCGAGTTTCATTTGCAAGTTCACCCATTTCAACTAACAGTGCAAGCACCTTACGATTAAATAAATCTTCTTCCTGTAACCCATGTTTTTTTTCAATATGCTGATCCAAGGCTAGTTGCATGGTAAATAGTTTTTCAAGCTGCATTTATTGATCACTCCCTTGATTAAAATTATATCAAATCAGCAAAAGGATGAAACCTTTTTCGAACTGTATCGTATATAAGGAAAATAGCTAAATGGAGGTAGAACCATGGTTTGGCTTCTCCGCATAGTAATATTATTTATGATTTTCTTCATTCTTTATTTAGTTATTCGAACGATTTTTACTCCAAATCGAAAAATTGAAACAGCAAGAAAACATAAACGTTTTCTACTTCTAGATAACGATGATGTAGTAAAGAATTTTCAACTCACTTACAATGGTGCTGTGTTTACAGGAGAAAAATATTTAGGGACAGCACACAACACCATAGATGTTGTATCAATTACGATTTGGCCACAATCTACCACATCCCTAAAAGGACTAAGTAAGGATGACTTTTACTTCATTGAGAAAAAGATACTTGAGAAATATCCAGTTGCGGAAATCAATTGGAAAAGCCCGATACACGAATTTTTGCAACAAAAATAGCCGCTTGATGAGCGGCTTTTTCATGTGGCTTTAAAAAACTCTCTCCACTTAATGGTATTATGTTTTTCCCTCAGCAGGTAAACCAGAGCGGTTAATACCAGCAGGAAAAGGATTACTATCGATGGAGTAAAATAGCTAATATATTCTCCGAAGCCAGTGTAGAATATAGCAATTGGCATATTTGTCAGCAGCGAAGCTTTCATGTAGTCTTTAAAAAGCGGAGTTTTTTGCTTGAGGCAAAAACTCAATAAATGATAATGTACAAAAGGTATAAGTCTAAGAATAGCAATCTGACCTACCGCAAGATTTCGATACTCTCCAAACCAGCGAACCTTAATCTTAACCAAACGCTCCTGGGTTTTCGGCATGCGGTCAATAAAGACATAGAAAAAAAGGCTAACCCCCATTAAACCCACGACAGAGTATAACGTTCCCCACAAGGTCCCAAACAGAACCCCACCTGAAATCAAGACAACTGGTACAGGAATAAATAAAAACGACCGAAGCAAGTGAAAGAGGATGAACGCCAGCGGAGCAAAAACACCTCCTGCTTCCATAAGCACCAACAGCAACGACATATCCTCATTCATTTAACAAACCTCCTGGATGTTAAACTACTTTGTTAGTTAAGCATATAAATCAAGCCAAGCTGTTATGCCAACTCGACTAAAAAATAGCTAAAAAGAACGATTTCTGCGATTGCAAGTAATGGAAATCCTACTTTAAACGAAAAGTGTTTTGTTTTGTGGCGATAAAGCCTCATTCCTGCGGTTGTACCCACAGCTCCGCCAAATAAAGCTACTAGCCACAAAGTCCTTTCACTAATTCGATACTGGCGCTTTATTGCTCGACTTTTATCTACCTTCATAACCAATAGGCCAATAATGTTCATTATTAAATAAAATACTGCTAAAGTCTGAATATCCATTTTAAAATCCCCTTAAGAAAAGCCATTCTCGATTGTGAGAATGGCTTTTAGTAAATGTCCAGCTTCAGCGCCTATGCGCTTTGCTATTAATTGTTGTTTTGTTGTTTTGCAACGTTTGCTAATTCAGCAAATGCGTTTGCATCACTTACTGCTAATTCAGCAAGCATTTTGCGGTTTACTTCGATACCAGCAAGCTTTAATCCGTGCATTAAACGGCTATAAGAAAGACCATTCATACGAGCTGCTGCGTTAATACGAGTAATCCAAAGTTTACGGAAGTCGCGCTTTTTCTGGCGACGATCGCGGTATGAGTACATTAATGATTTCATAACCTGTTGGTTAGCTACTTTGTATAATGTATGTTTTGAACCATAATAACCTTTTGCTAATTTAAGAACCTTTTTACGACGCTTGCGCGTAACTGTACCGCCTTTAACACGTGGCATAAATTTTTCCTCCTATATCAATCGTTAACGATTATTTAAGATTTGTTAATAAGAAACGGATGCGCTTGAAATCTCCTTTAGAAACAAGAGATGCTTTACGATGCTTACGCTTTGCTTTTGTAGATTTGTTTGCAAATAAGTGGCTAGTATAAGCGTGAGAACGCTTCAGCTTACCAGAACCAGTCTTTTTGAAACGCTTTGCAGCGCCGCGGTGAGTTTTCATTTTTGGCATTGGGATAGTCCTCCTTATTACTTTTCAGTTTTAGGTGCTAGAACGAGGAACATACTCCGTCCATCCATTTTTGGATAAGACTCGATAGTCGAAACTTCCTTGCACTCTAGAGCAAAACGGTCTAACACTCGTTGACCGATTTCTTTATGGGTAATCGCCCGACCCTTAAAACGGATTGAAGCTTTTACTTTGTCGCCTTTTTCCAAGAACTTAATAGCATTACGAAGTTTTGTATTAAAGTCATGCTCATCGATCGTTGGGCTTAGACGAACTTCTTTAGTAGTAATGATTTTTTGATTCTTGCGAGCCTCTTTTTCTTTCTTTTGAGCCTCGAATTTATATTTGCCATAGTCCATAATTCGGGCTACCGGAGGCTTTGCATTTGGTGCTACTAGTACCACATCAAGATTCACTCTTCCGGCAATCTCAAGCGCTTCAAATTTGGTTTTGATCCCCAATTGTTCGCCGTTTTGATCAATCAGGCGAAGTTCGCGTGCGCGAATGCCCTCATTTAACAACATGTCTTTGCTAATAATTAGCCACCTCCAAGGATTTTCACGAATACAACCTCCGGGTCAAGATACACTTACTAATTGACACATATGTTGAATCGGCAAGTATTGAAAACTTTGTTTTTACAAATAAAAAAAGTGCGGATGCATACACCCACACTTTACAGAACATAAGTAATAAAACAAAAAGTTCACGTAAACCTGCCAACTGCCAATCGCGTCAATCAGGTGAGAAGCGGGTGCTTCTTCTTTTCCCTTGTATTTTGTATTCAGTTTTCACTTAAGTAACTATACCATAAGGTAAGACATGATGTCAAACAGCTATTTTCTTTGACAACGAAGATTAGTTTACCAAGAATTTATCAATAATTCAATAGTAATTTTTTTCTTTTCAAAAAAATAAAAAGGGAGGAGATCCTCCCTCTATTGAAATTAGCCTTTTTCTACTTCTGCTTTAATTGCAGATAGAAACTTTGAAAATGGCTCTGTTACTGACTTTTGCTCACCATATTTACGTACGTTTACGGCCATATCTTCCACTTCCTTGTCACCGACAACAAGCATATATGGAATTTTTTGCATTTGTGCTTCTCTTATTTTATAACCGATTTTTTCATCACGGCTATCAATATCAACACGGAAGCCCTCATTTTGAAGCTGTTCCTTCACTTGTAGCGCATAGTCTAAATGGGCTCCAGGTGAAACAGGAATGACCTGAACCTGAACTGGAGCAAGCCATGTTGGAAATGCCCCTTTGTATTCTTCAATTAAGAAGGCCACAAAGCGTTCCATAGTAGAAACAACGCCACGGTGAATAACGACTGGACGGTGTTGTTTTCCATCTTCACCGACATATGTTAAATCAAATCTTTCCGGCAGCAAGAAGTCTAATTGAACAGTAGAAAGAGTTTCTTCCTTGCCTAAAGCTGTTTTCACTTGAACATCCAGCTTAGGACCGTAGAAAGCTGCTTCACCTTCTGCCTCGTAATAATCGAGGCCTAGGTCATCCATCGCATCCTTCAACATAGCCTGCGCTTTTTCCCACATGGCGTCATCGTCAAAATACTTTTCTGTATCTTGCGGATCACGGTAAGAAAGACGGAAACTATAGTCATTAAGATTAAAGTCTTTATATACAGCTAACACAAGGTTAACAACCCGCTTGAATTCATCTTTAATTTGGTCAGGACGAACAAAGATATGAGCGTCATTTAATGTCATTCCGCGAACACGCTGCAGTCCTGATAGCGCACCGGACATCTCATAACGGTGCTGATTACCAAGCTCTGCAATTCGTATTGGAAGCTCGCGATAGCTATGAATACTGTTCTTATAAATCATCATATGATGCGGGCAGTTCATTGGACGTAATACCAGTTGTTCATTATCCAAATCCATTATCGGGAACATATCATCTTTATAGTGATCCCAGTGACCAGATGTTTTATATAAATCAACACTGCCCATGATTGGTGTGTATACATGGTCATAACCAAGACGCTGTTCTTTGTCAACGATATAACGCTCAATCACGCGCCGGATTGTTGCCCCTTTTGGAAGCCATAACGGTAATCCTTGTCCTACTAATTGGTTAGTAGTAAAGAGGCTCAATTCTTTACCAATTTTTCGATGGTCACGCTCTTTCGCCTCTTCAAGCAAGCGTAGATGCTCTGCCAAATCCTCTTTTTTGAAGAAAGCAGTTCCATAGATACGCTGGAGCATTTTATTTTTGCTATCTCCACGCCAGTATGCACCAGCAATGCTCAACAGTTTAAATTCTTTAATCTTTCCAGTTGATGGTACATGAACACCACGGCAAAGATCGAAAAATTCCCCTTGCTCATAAATTGTTACTGTTTCTTCATCTGGAATCGCTTCAATTAGTTCAAGTTTATAAGGGTCTCCAGCCTCTTTAAATAGCTGTACTGCTTCCGCACGGCTTACTTCCTTGCGTACAATCTCAAGGTTTTCATTAACGACTTTCGCCATTTCTTTTTCAATTTTTACTAGGTCATCTGGGGAAATTGATTCATCCAGGTCGATGTCGTAGTAAAAGCCGCCTTCGATGACAGGACCCACACCAAGATTCACATTTGGATAAAGTCTTTTGACTGCCTGTGCCATTAAATGTGCTGTGCTATGACGCAGGATTTCTAATGCATCCTTTGAATCAGGGACGACAATTTCTATTGATCCGTCTTCAAGGATTGGACGGCGAAGATCATATTGTTGACCGTTCCATTTACCAGCAATTGCCTTTTTCTTTAAGCCTGGGCTAATGGATGCGGCAATATCTTCCGTTGTTGTTCCAACTGGGAACTCCTTCACTGCTCCATCTGGAAACGAAATTTTAACAACCTCTGACATGGCAATTCCTCCTTTTAGTTAAGCGTTTTTGTAAAAATCGCTTTTTAAAAAATAAAAAAACCCGTCCCTGGAAAAGGGACGAGTTTGATAAACACGTGGTTCCACCCAATTTTTCATTTTTATATAAATTAAAAATGACTTTAGGACATGGTAACGGTTGTAGCCGTCAGCAATTACTTACTACATAAATGTAGCGTTCACTACCGAAGTTTAAAGGTGGTAAGTAAATGTCCGTGCTAGGAGGCTTTCAGCCAGGTCCTCCCTCTCTGGTAACCGTAACAATGTACTGTTGTCCTTATCATTACTGCTGCAAAATATATTATTATATGTAGGTATTATAAAAGCTATATTTTGAAAAATCAAGGGACATTTACTCCATAATAATAATTAATTCAAGAATTTAGGCCCCGTTTTCATTTGCAGCAGTTTTCTGTTGTACTTCTGCCTGTGTATTACGCAATCCTTCATAAGCTTTAATTGTCACTCTCTCTTCGAAAATATTTTTTATCGTTCGAACGAGCGGCGCTTCACGATCATTTGTATAAAGAAGGATGGATGTTGGTGCAATCGATAACAATGGAGCAATTGAGGCAGAATCGACATATATTGGATGATTAAATAATAACCTTCGGTCAATCATCTTTGTTAACTCACCACGCTTTATTTCATCAAATTGTTCATTATAAAAAGTAATTTCCTCATCAAATAATAAATGGAGAGTTTCTATTTTAGGCTCACGGTTCGTTAAAAACTCCCGAAGTGTTTGGACAAACATTTGGTACTCCTGCTCCATTTTATATTCATCAATCGAAATCTCCACATAGCTTTCAAGCATTTGCAGATAGGGACGGAGGCGAAATTTATAAAATGAATCAAAAGAAAACGTCACATGATTAAGAAAGACTTCGTCAACTGCCTGTTTTATTTTTGGCTCTTCATTATTTTCCTTTAAAAATATTGCAAGTTCCTCTCTCTGGCCTTCAAGAACGGAATAGATAATCTCAATGATTTGTTGTTGTTCTTCTGGATCCTCATAAAAATAACGCTCTTTCAACATCTCTCGAAACCAATCATCACGCTTAATTTTAATGATAAACTCATAAAATGCCGTTTTTACATTATCAAATGCTGCAACAGTTAAACCGTTATCAATAATTTTTACTATATGTCGATCTTCTATAAGAAGAATATCTTGATCATTCGGATTTTCTCGCAAACACTCCAGCAAGTGGGAATAAAACCGTTTCGCATCCAGCTTGCTTTGGAAGATGATTTCTGCCAACCAAATCCCCCCTATCAGCCAATTTCTCTGTTTTACTATTTATATGGGGGACTTGGCCAAAATAGAAGTTAAGCTATGCTTGCTTTTTCATTATTGCGAAAAAAAATACGAGGACTACCGAAAATAATCGGTAGTCCTCGCTTTTCAATATTGGTTAGTGTCGGCGGTTTGGCCCATCTACTTTGACAGGCTCACTTAAACTCCTAATTCTTTCCATGATTCTGCGGGCTTTCATTTTTTCTTCTTCTCCACGCTGGCTATATGTTAAGTGATGCTCCAACCCCTGAAAGTCAAAATTCGATGTAAAAAAGGTGGGCAGCTTTTCGAGCATCCGGAACTGGAGTACAGGTCCCAAAATTTCATCCCTTGTCCAGCTTGAAACAGCTTCTGCACCGATATCATCCAGCATTAATATCTGTTCTTTCTTTAAGGCTTCCAGTTTGTCATTTAATGTAGAGTCGCCAATTGCACTTTTCATTTCACGGAGAAGCTCCGGAACATAGACAATCATCGATGAGATTTGCTTTTTTGCTAACTCATTTGCAATCGCACCTAGCAGGTATGACTTTCCAACACCAAATTTACCATAAAGGTATAAACCTTTTGGCTTTAAGCCTGCCTCATAATTCATTAGAAATGTGGCAGCCTGATCTCCCGCTTCAAGTCTTCCAGTATCACCCTCGAAGTCCTCAAAGGTTGCTTCAAGGATATCTCTAGGAACGTAAAGGCTTTTAATCAGCTTTTGGTTCTTTTTCTTTTCATCAGCCATGATTTTTTTAGGGCAGCGTTTATAAACCAAATCAATCGAGTTTCGGGTTAATACCAATTCGGGGTGATATCCCTTCATGTAATTAATGCATTCCTCAAGACTTGGACAGCGGTCACAATTCTTGCTTTGCTGGGTATATTCATAAAGCTTAGTCATACTTTTATCAATTAAAGCTTGGTTCACCTCGTCCTGGTGTTTTGCTAAAAAGGCGATAATATCAGGATGCTTTAATATATCAGCACGCTGTTGCTGATACCGTTTCTGAAAGTCCTCACTTGAGGCTAACCGCTTTAAGGTTCTGTTTATTTTTTCCAATCTGATCACCACCTATTTTCTAAAGGCCTTTAACTTTTCTTCCATCGCACGCTTTTTTTCTTCAACCGCTGTGTTGTTTTTATTAGAAACATCTTTAACTACTTCCTTAGAATTATCTTCAAACCAATCAGGTAAAACCTCTGTTCGAATCGGCTTGCCTTTAGAAGTTCTTCCGGATGTTTTTCTAGATTCGACGCTAGCGCTGGTACGAACTTCTTCCCTGGCGAGTTCCATTGCCGCTTTCACTGTCTTAATTTCCTTCCGGGCCCAATGACTAGCAATTTTCTCAACAAATCCTTTTGTAAATTTCATATTATTTTTTTTCATTACAAAATCAACCAATACATTTACTACACCGGGTAATAGCTTATACTTTATCATGACTTCTTCTAATATCTTCAAGTCGGATTCAGCAGCTTCTGCGCCTCCCGATAGGCTTTTAAATACTTCAAGCGGAGAAGTAGTTTCATAATACCTGATTAACTCTTCTTCCTGAGTTTTAGGCTCAGAAAATTGCACCTGATGAATTACTGGCTGTGTACGGGTAATGAGGCTTGGAAGCTGATCATAATTCACAAATTGATACCAATCACGCGCACCTTTTCTCAGGTCTTCAATGTTAATTTCATCATTCTCATCAAGTGCGCCGAGAATGAAATTTTTCATTTCTATCGGATTAATATTATAAAGAAAGGCAAGATTGCTAATAATTTCTTTTACCCTTTTGGTTAATGCCTTTTTAGGGACTAACGATTCGTTTAACCCGCTCATTAACAAATCAAAATCAAAGGTATCAGGATTGACTTGAATTAGTTTTTGTTCCTGCCTGCCGATAAACTGCAGATTCTCTTCCGTATCTAAATCTCCAGAATTGTCATGCATATACTGAAGACTGCCAGGTGTTGCAGATTCAAACACATCCTGAAAGGCTCTTGTGACATCACGGTAATCCTCTTCCTTCGGCCTCTCCTGGTCACTAAAAAATCGTTTTAGTCTGGCAAAGTGACTTTTTCCAACTTTTCGATAAAGATAAATATTTAACATTCCATCTAGGAAAAATTGCTGTGGATTTAATGGGGGGTGGAGCTCATAAATAAATGACCTCCCCCCTTCCTCTGTCTTCACATAGGTTTTTAATAAACCAATGCCTTCAAGCTTTAATCGGGCTTCATGGATATCTTTTAAATTGATCCCTAACAAATTCATTAAGATATGATGGGAGGAAGATTCAGACCAAAGTCTATTCTCCTCGAGCTCTG from Neobacillus sp. FSL H8-0543 includes:
- a CDS encoding RNA methyltransferase; the encoded protein is MKHIQSINNPQVKQWKKLLTKKERDRSGTFLVEGFHLVEEAIRQGEQIVEIIVSEQVGLPPRWDTGVSSVTIVTEEIANALSDTETPQGIYAVCRQLESEVTDAKTYLLLDAVQDPGNLGTMIRTADAAGIDAVIVGRGSVDIFNSKVLRSAQGSHFHLPIIRGDLNDWVEKLKDKNIPVYGTALENGIIYTETQPSDAFGLIVGNEGNGVSKDILAKTTRNLYIPIYGKSESLNVAVATGILLYYFKK
- the sspI gene encoding small acid-soluble spore protein SspI: MNLNLRNAVIHNVSGNTQEQLEDTIVDAIQNGEEKMLPGLGVLFEVIWKNSSEQEKKEMLEALENGLK
- a CDS encoding M42 family metallopeptidase, whose product is MAKLDETLTMLKDLTDAKGIPGNEREVREVMTKYIAPYADEVTTDGLGSLIAKKTGKEGGPRIMIAGHLDEVGFMITQIDEKGFLRFQPVGGWWSQVLLAQRVTVVTKKGDLIGVIGSKPPHILSAEARKKPVEIKDMFIDIGASSREEAMEWGVLPGDMAVPYFEFTVMNNEKMLLAKAWDNRIGCAIAIDVMKQLKGADHPNEVYGVGTIQEEIGSRGAQTSASKINPDIGFAVDVGIAGDTPGISEKEAMSKMGKGPQIILYDATLVAHKGLRDYITNLADELGIPYQFDVIPGGGTDAGPMHLAHDGVPSLAITIATRYIHSHAAMLHRDDYENAVKLIVEVIKRLDRETVDKITFE
- a CDS encoding dUTP diphosphatase; the protein is MQLEKLFTMQLALDQHIEKKHGLQEEDLFNRKVLALLVEMGELANETRCFKFWSVKPPSEKQVILEEFVDGVHFILSLGIECDFHKRKFLINAAPTPLSVTDQFLLINERVLRFQMTRSETDYIALFEGYLQLAMLLGITYEEMEQAYFDKNEVNYQRQQNNY
- a CDS encoding sigma-w pathway protein ysdB, with translation MVWLLRIVILFMIFFILYLVIRTIFTPNRKIETARKHKRFLLLDNDDVVKNFQLTYNGAVFTGEKYLGTAHNTIDVVSITIWPQSTTSLKGLSKDDFYFIEKKILEKYPVAEINWKSPIHEFLQQK
- a CDS encoding VTT domain-containing protein; amino-acid sequence: MNEDMSLLLVLMEAGGVFAPLAFILFHLLRSFLFIPVPVVLISGGVLFGTLWGTLYSVVGLMGVSLFFYVFIDRMPKTQERLVKIKVRWFGEYRNLAVGQIAILRLIPFVHYHLLSFCLKQKTPLFKDYMKASLLTNMPIAIFYTGFGEYISYFTPSIVILFLLVLTALVYLLREKHNTIKWREFFKAT
- a CDS encoding DUF1294 domain-containing protein, which translates into the protein MDIQTLAVFYLIMNIIGLLVMKVDKSRAIKRQYRISERTLWLVALFGGAVGTTAGMRLYRHKTKHFSFKVGFPLLAIAEIVLFSYFLVELA
- the rplT gene encoding 50S ribosomal protein L20; translated protein: MPRVKGGTVTRKRRKKVLKLAKGYYGSKHTLYKVANQQVMKSLMYSYRDRRQKKRDFRKLWITRINAAARMNGLSYSRLMHGLKLAGIEVNRKMLAELAVSDANAFAELANVAKQQNNN
- the rpmI gene encoding 50S ribosomal protein L35; this encodes MPKMKTHRGAAKRFKKTGSGKLKRSHAYTSHLFANKSTKAKRKHRKASLVSKGDFKRIRFLLTNLK
- the infC gene encoding translation initiation factor IF-3 — encoded protein: MLLNEGIRARELRLIDQNGEQLGIKTKFEALEIAGRVNLDVVLVAPNAKPPVARIMDYGKYKFEAQKKEKEARKNQKIITTKEVRLSPTIDEHDFNTKLRNAIKFLEKGDKVKASIRFKGRAITHKEIGQRVLDRFALECKEVSTIESYPKMDGRSMFLVLAPKTEK
- the thrS gene encoding threonine--tRNA ligase; this translates as MSEVVKISFPDGAVKEFPVGTTTEDIAASISPGLKKKAIAGKWNGQQYDLRRPILEDGSIEIVVPDSKDALEILRHSTAHLMAQAVKRLYPNVNLGVGPVIEGGFYYDIDLDESISPDDLVKIEKEMAKVVNENLEIVRKEVSRAEAVQLFKEAGDPYKLELIEAIPDEETVTIYEQGEFFDLCRGVHVPSTGKIKEFKLLSIAGAYWRGDSKNKMLQRIYGTAFFKKEDLAEHLRLLEEAKERDHRKIGKELSLFTTNQLVGQGLPLWLPKGATIRRVIERYIVDKEQRLGYDHVYTPIMGSVDLYKTSGHWDHYKDDMFPIMDLDNEQLVLRPMNCPHHMMIYKNSIHSYRELPIRIAELGNQHRYEMSGALSGLQRVRGMTLNDAHIFVRPDQIKDEFKRVVNLVLAVYKDFNLNDYSFRLSYRDPQDTEKYFDDDAMWEKAQAMLKDAMDDLGLDYYEAEGEAAFYGPKLDVQVKTALGKEETLSTVQLDFLLPERFDLTYVGEDGKQHRPVVIHRGVVSTMERFVAFLIEEYKGAFPTWLAPVQVQVIPVSPGAHLDYALQVKEQLQNEGFRVDIDSRDEKIGYKIREAQMQKIPYMLVVGDKEVEDMAVNVRKYGEQKSVTEPFSKFLSAIKAEVEKG
- a CDS encoding putative sporulation protein YtxC, producing MAEIIFQSKLDAKRFYSHLLECLRENPNDQDILLIEDRHIVKIIDNGLTVAAFDNVKTAFYEFIIKIKRDDWFREMLKERYFYEDPEEQQQIIEIIYSVLEGQREELAIFLKENNEEPKIKQAVDEVFLNHVTFSFDSFYKFRLRPYLQMLESYVEISIDEYKMEQEYQMFVQTLREFLTNREPKIETLHLLFDEEITFYNEQFDEIKRGELTKMIDRRLLFNHPIYVDSASIAPLLSIAPTSILLYTNDREAPLVRTIKNIFEERVTIKAYEGLRNTQAEVQQKTAANENGA
- the dnaI gene encoding primosomal protein DnaI, with amino-acid sequence MEKINRTLKRLASSEDFQKRYQQQRADILKHPDIIAFLAKHQDEVNQALIDKSMTKLYEYTQQSKNCDRCPSLEECINYMKGYHPELVLTRNSIDLVYKRCPKKIMADEKKKNQKLIKSLYVPRDILEATFEDFEGDTGRLEAGDQAATFLMNYEAGLKPKGLYLYGKFGVGKSYLLGAIANELAKKQISSMIVYVPELLREMKSAIGDSTLNDKLEALKKEQILMLDDIGAEAVSSWTRDEILGPVLQFRMLEKLPTFFTSNFDFQGLEHHLTYSQRGEEEKMKARRIMERIRSLSEPVKVDGPNRRH
- a CDS encoding replication initiation and membrane attachment family protein, with translation MAQHWQELIPIDRYTVSASGLLHEYDRKVLTFLYQPLIGSACFSLYMTLWAELEENRLWSESSSHHILMNLLGINLKDIHEARLKLEGIGLLKTYVKTEEGGRSFIYELHPPLNPQQFFLDGMLNIYLYRKVGKSHFARLKRFFSDQERPKEEDYRDVTRAFQDVFESATPGSLQYMHDNSGDLDTEENLQFIGRQEQKLIQVNPDTFDFDLLMSGLNESLVPKKALTKRVKEIISNLAFLYNINPIEMKNFILGALDENDEINIEDLRKGARDWYQFVNYDQLPSLITRTQPVIHQVQFSEPKTQEEELIRYYETTSPLEVFKSLSGGAEAAESDLKILEEVMIKYKLLPGVVNVLVDFVMKKNNMKFTKGFVEKIASHWARKEIKTVKAAMELAREEVRTSASVESRKTSGRTSKGKPIRTEVLPDWFEDNSKEVVKDVSNKNNTAVEEKKRAMEEKLKAFRK